The sequence ACCAATACTCTAGACATTATCGTGCACTCTCTTAATTCTAGGTGCGAAAAGACTTTTTGGTAGGAAAAGACggtttagattaaaaaaatcataaaaaatgaatgggtaagatttttattttattcggTGATTTTTCAGAAACATCTACTTCCATTGTTATATGGAGAAATATCCTATGTATAATGATGAAGACATATCACCGCATTTTCTTTCAATAATCCATGCAAATTTGAAGTCTTTTCCTTGCCCAACAAGTCAATAAAGGAATCTTCCAAatccaaacaaacaaaatagtaagaaaaaaaattagtaagGCACTTTCTTGGCACCTTCATTGATCCTCACATCACCTATTAATATTGtaaataatttattaatatCGGTTAGacgaagaaaaaaagaagaaaaagaagaagcaaaactGTCTATCATTCATATTTTTTGACAGAACTGTCTATCATATTTGGATTTCAAAATATACATGTTTAACAATAATATTAACCGTGATAGTGAGTCAATAAATACATGCCTAACACATTAGTACTGCATGGAAGTACAACCTAAATTTCCATCGCAAATTTAAGGTATTTAATTATGAAATCAAAGTATGCTATTATATGatattttagaaaaataaaatactgaaaggGAGATTTTACTCCACTACCTTAATTTTATTAGTCATCAACCAATTCTACTTATCATTTGCAAAGCTCTTTTTATAGGTGACATCAGAAAAAGCCTTACATTGGAAGGCATATATATTACGGTAGATTGGGATTATAGTTTGtgggaaaaaaattgtacaTTGCCCTTGTATAGAATCCTTTATACTCTTCTTATATAAGAAATTGGAGAGGTATAAGTATGCTAGCAGGTTAcaatggaattaggaatgcCATCGGTATATTAGCCATAGGATTTGTTCATCCTAAAtacaaccgttggatggagtaACAAATCCAAACTCTCACTCCACCGCTGCTACACATattctctccccctctttctctctccctgccCTGCAACTATGTTGTGCCGCTGCTGCTCGAGATAGAGCAATCCTACCCTGGGCTTTGGCGCCGCCGGTTATGGCCGGAGTGCTGCGCTGCCACCGCCTGGACTGTTAACGTCCTCTGCTTCAGCATCGCCTTCTTGTCTTCATACACCCTTAGTGGATTTGTTTCAATCTTTCAGATAATGGACGTTAATGGGAGAACTTGCAGCTCTGCAACTACTCAAAGTGATGAAGATAGACCTTAGGCGAGGTCCATGGACTGATCAAGAAGACCTCATACTCATCAATTACATTACTACCCATAGTAACACTAATTCACCTCTTCACCATCACCAACCATAGCTCGTTTATCATCACCTAGGTTTCCTCTTGACTGTGTTTTTAGAACAGCCTAACAGGGATTGTTTGAAGAGATTCCAAAGCCAAAacccataaaaaaagaaatgggaaTTTAAACTAACATATCATTTTCTTGGAGGTTGGGgccttaattttaatttggaattgaaaTCTTCGTCTCAGATTAAcagatttttggaaaaaaatgagatttaGTTGCAGCTTTTTGAGAAAACCCAAATAAATTGTAGATTGACCAGGGTGTTGGCGCCGTCGATCATGGCCGGAGTGTGGTGCTGCCGCCGCCTAGACTGTCAACATCCTCTGCTTTGGCATCGCCTTCTTGTTCTTCGACAACGTCTGCTCCCATCAAAGGTTTGAAGGGTAAAGAGCAATCACTCTTTGGGAATGTGGTAGAACCTTTGGTAGAACAGGTGTAGATGCATGCCGAATTGgctcaaaaattaaattttaggtAAAAGATATGAACTACGAAGATTATCAATCTGAAAAGTATGCGTAAGAAATATTAAATCTACACAAATGTCTTTATATGTAAAGCATCGTAACAAATCTTACAACTCTTTCATtattaaaacagaaaaatatgaaGGATCCTTGTGCCAGTGTTTTGATGCATGCCGAATTGCTAACCATATCTGAAATTTCTCTTCCGGTGGTTGTTTCAATGCTCATGGATTGGGAACAACAGCATTATCAGCAAAGGAGCCTAAAGCTCTCCCTTTTTGTGCAATTACTTATGCTTTAACTGGTATATTTGGCTCATTAATTTGTTCAGTTTCGCAAATCTGTTGAATGATGGAGGTTTTACCACCGCCAACGAAGGGAGGGAGTGGGAGCCGGAGCCGGAGCCGGAGCCGGAGACGGAGACGGAGACGGAGACAGAGATAGAGACAAATGCAGAGAAGTAAAAGAAGAGTGACTGTAGAGTGCCAGTGGTGGGTATGTTATGTTAGATAACGGTCATCTAATGGTCAAGATTGCTTATGTTTCAATCTAACGGTCTATAttcgctagcattcctaataccTTTGTAACCCGCTagcattcctttctttttcccataataaaTAGTAAACCTTATCTTAACACTTTTCATTGGTGAAGCATAcagatttcttttttattgctgCCTTGTAAGTAACCCTCCCCCTATAGTTGATGGAAAACTGTTTTCTGTGTGGCCATTATGTAGGCACAGGAGCCAATGGGAATACACAAGGAAGTATCAACAAGGGTGTTATACTGCATTAATGGGGGGAGGGGTTAGGGCTATCATTTCGCCCCCATGTGTCTGGCGCAAGAGCCATGTTCCTCCACAGAATCCATTTTCCCATAATTTATTACTTGGCAAACGCTAAAGACCTAAATTACTaaacataaaaacaaataaagataaaagaACACTACGTGGTTGTGCACCCATATACCTTGATAGAGGGATGGTAAAAAGACCACCTTACCCTCTTAATTGGATGCATGAGTACCTCCCCTATTTGATAGtgaaacccaacccaacaaaTAAAGAATCAATGCAACTTGGATCCCTCAGTTATCAAAACCTAGAACAATATTGTAACTTGAAGCATATCTAGAAAATGAATgtcattgaaaggaaaaaaaaaataaaaaataaaaattgaagctGTGAACATCCCTGTCTATTTCATTTCATGGTGTGATCCACGCGTTACGTTCTCCTCCCATCTAAACTACATATATgcaacatttatttttttttaaaaaaaaaatccctatatATATGAACACTCCTATCATGTTTAAATAATATTGATTACATTAATTGTTTTGCTCGTCCAATGAGTAAATTATTGACATGTGGACAATATGGCTTAGGGTTACACAGCGGACTCTATAGTGATTGAAGAAATAATAAATCATGGTAAGAggttaaataaatgaaaatataatcACTTTGATCCCTTGGATTTAATGAAGAGCTTTTATCCATACCTCTGCAAAAGAACTatgaaaaattaataaatttccCCCTACGATCATGACAAACAACTGCATAGTCCACATTAACATGGTATTTTTAACAAGTTTAATGTAAGTATTGTAAAGTATTAATAAGACTTTATATGACAAGCACGTACTATTTGTATTGATGTGATAGATGAGTTTTTGCTGAttcagaacaaaaaaaatatagatgAGTTTTCGCTGAttcatcacaaaaaaaaaatatatatatatatatatatatttatgtgatNNNNNNNNNNNNNNNNNNNNNNNNNNNNNNNNNNNNNNNNNNNNNNNNNNNNNNNNNNNNNNNNNNNNNNNNNNNNNNNNNNNNNNNNNNNNNNNNNNNNcccgattaaggtagcccgattatagcccgagaccgaccgatcgaatataaagtgtaccatgccctcaataactaagcccgattagttaaatgggcggacacggtgtagcctttgaaagtcttcaagcccgattaagcccgatcgaaaccgaaccggcccgaccggttgacacccctaatcccaccccatcaaaaTCCCTTCATTCAAATTAGGCCTTATAGgattttaaaatattatcaaaACATTTTCCGATACCCCTACATTCATCTAAGGTATACTTGGTGAATAGATTCATGGCATTGAGTACGATCCAAAATTTATAGTACATTTTTTCTCAGTAGCAaactttgatttttaaacttgaTGTGTCTAAAATCTTATGTTGTATGTCAAGTTTTACCCCCCAAGGTCTTTCCCtagtgaaaataaaatttgagcACCATCATAAAATCAGAAGGCGTTTCAAgcacccttttttttaataatttttccaCCAGatcgaataaaaaaatattttgtctaTTTATGTTCTTTCGATAATGCCAAGGCACAACAACTATCTAGCGTAGTTTGTGAGTTATGATGTGCAAAATCcattccttattaggaggtctcaagtttgaacctcttaacTACTATTTTAAcctatcgaaaaaaaaaaaaaaaaaaaaagataatgccAAGGCAATCTGCAGTCCACATTCGCTCTTATAAGCGTGTTCAACGCACGGCCTGGATCGCGTATCATGGTGGTCAAGGGGTTCTGAGGAATCGATATTGATAGAATCCTAACCGTCAAATAAGAATTATAACGGAGCTACCAAGACAACACGTGGCGTTTGGGACCACATCCGTACAATATGAACTGTGAGATCCAGCCGACGTAATATAGACGCgtagatttgttttttcttgggggcctggttttcctttttttttttacctgggCCCATAGGCCAACTAGGGGTTGTGTGGTCGTTGCCGTCTATTTATACCCATGGAGAAAGGCAAAAATTATTTGGCTTTCGCTTTTTCGTTCTGGAAGTTCTAGTCCTAGGGTTTGTTTTCGGCGCAGGGTTTCGTTGCCGACCTTTTTCTCTTCCGGGTTTTTGTGTATTTCGGATGAGATTGAACCCAAGATCTTGTGATTAGAAGTGATTCTTACTAAGGTTGGAGATTTATTGCGGGAGAGTCTTCTTGGACAATCTTGGATTGTTGCAGACGATTGACTGGTTTCGGATTCTACAATAAGGGCCGTTTACAGTTTTGATTGCATTGTCAAGGATGTCTAGGTGTTTTCCTTATCCTCCTCCGGGATATGAGGGGAAAAGTGATGCCCTAGATGAGGCCCTGATCAATTCGATTAAGGTTTGTTGAGCATTCATGCTATGTGTATTTTTGCGTTTATGCTCGACTAATTTGTGCGGTTCGCAAAAAAAGTGTTTGGGATCGAATTTGGATCTCTATCTGTACAATTGAATAGATACTTTTTTATGTAAACAACAGATAACGGAATGAATGATCTATTGCGAAGATGTTTAATGGATACCTCTGTACATATGTGAATATTGAGAAACACTTTGGCTAAAGGATCTGAACATATTTTTTATCTATGTTTTCAGAAGCATAAATTGTGCAGAACAGTAACTTTCCTTTTAAGGCTTTTCATAATTTTCTGTAACTCATGTGGCTTCATGACTGGTGGTTTGTGGGTGCTGGTTGAAGCTTGGACTATTGAGCAATATTGTAGATAGTTTCATACGCGTATCATTGAGACATTGACGGTGCTTAGCCACCTGAATGATGTAATAGTTTTAGTGTAATAGGAACTACATGATGGGATTTTCTTAAAGAATTAAACCACAACTTAATCCCatcattgattttttatttttcacgaTGGAGTTGATACCGTCCAATGTTATATCCTCCCAAGAATTCCATCAATGTACGAGATCATGGATATATTACGATTTGATTACAGTGGACTGCTGCATGGCATGTCGGGGGGAAGATAAAATAATATTGAAACCATAGTTAGCATAGGGCGCTTAGGCGACCCCTTTACAACTATGATTGAATCTCCTTTTATTCATGTCAagtctttcttttgtttgtacATGGAtgtacttttattttatttttttactttttagacCACATAATGACTTGAGTGAATCCTAGTGCCACTGTGCTTTTCATGTTACTGAACATTGtcatatcccccccccccttccttttgCTTACTTGGAAGTTCGACTGATGATGTTACAGGCTCCAGCCATGTTGGGATCGTTGATGACTGTTATCTTTATTCTTCTAGGGTATCATTGAGAAGCTTGAATTAGCtgttatctttattcttttagGGTATCACTGAGAAGCTTGAATTAGTATTGATGTCAGAGCAGTTTCTAATCTAAGATGCCTCCCTCCCAAacaccctcccaaaaaaaaaaaaaaaagaaagaaaaaaagtcaaGATTCAGTTTCATGATGTTGTGAGGGAGATTTTTGTGTGGTTAATCCAAACAGCTTGTTGAAGCACTCTCTTATGACTTCCACTATCTAAAAGCAGGGATATAGTGGCACTTTGGCAGTTACAGAGATATATTCTATATTCTGGCAGGCTATAAATAAGTTGTTTATTAGTGGTGAACAGACCATAGTCTTTCAAGAAAGTATATTGCAGTTTCTAGTTTCCAATTGCAAATATATATTTCTCATTTTGGtatagggggaggggggaggggggaggggggactaATTCCCGGCTTTGAGGATTTTGATATTTAGTAAGAGGGCCTGACTCACTTGggttgagaaaagaaaaattaagatcTGTTTTCAGGGTTATGACATTTGGTAAGAGGGCCTGATATCAATAAAGTAGAAAGCAAAGAAGTAGTGATTGTAGCCGGGGGGCCACTGTTAAAATTGTGTGTGGATCTACAATATGGAGCAAGATGAGTAATAAGTTCAGTGTGCCCTCATGTAAAATGGGTTTATCTGATTGTTTCTTGTCGTCAGTTGTCACCAAGTTAAATGGATGACATAACTTGATTCATCAGGGGCTTTTAATCAGAAATGTCTCTCATATTAAGGGTTTAGATTGGCCTTTGGCCAGCATGCCAGGGCATAATATAATTTTTGTGCGATGAAAATGTTGGCTGTGGTTTGGGGAAGGGTTCCAAGGGGGGAAATTTGTGCAAGGTAAATTCTTCATTGAAACAGTGGTGATTGTGGAGCTTGCACTGAAAAACTGTGTTTGAAGGGTCTCCAAATGATGATTGGGCAATGGGTGAAATTTgggttattatttttattttcatgtattGGTTGGGGGTGTTATCATTAGTGGTATCCCTTGGTAATTGTAAAGGTGTGGAAGGTATTGATCTGAAGTGGAAAAGGGAAATATTGAAGAAAATAGTTAGGAAAATCTTATTTTGAGTTATTTAGATCCAAATGAGTTTGTGGAGACTAGGCTTATCTTAGATCGAGAAAGATGGAAGAATTCATTATTGCTGGTGATTGGTATGTGATTTTGACAGTTAATATAAATATTTGTTTGTATTTTTACCATCATCTTTTGATTGTTATTAATTTACACTTGTAGCAAATTGTGGTTGGTCTAGGGACCAAAGTTATCCTTTGGGTTAGTCATATTTAGCACCATATAGTTCATGTGAAGCAGGTTTTTTGTAGGTGGCTGGAGTTGGGGATAAGGCTCAGTTGAGTAGATGATCTGACATTTTAGCTTATcataattttcatttatttattattgttcaGAATGTTCCTGTCTTCTACGTTTAGAACCATCATAGTAAGAAACCTGATATGCAATTTTATGTAGTAGCAAGTTCCTTTCACCTCAGCAACAGCTGGGAGGTTTGTTGTTTGGTTGGTTTTCTCCATGTTGTCTTGGTATCCTATTAGAAATGAGGTTTCTTAGAAAGTTTTGCTGGATTTGTTTGTGTCATGAAAGGAAGCTCTCAACAATGGACTGTATTGTTTCTATCATTACTTAGGCACCTGTTCAACATAGTTAGTTTTAGGTTGGAAAAGGCCCAAAGCCATCTCCAGTGGAGTTGAATGTTTACAAGAAGCAGTACTTGGTAGTTCAATTTCTGTTAGTTTATGGTTACCTAGGCTCTAATACATGTGTTGTATGTGCTATGTAACAAATAGTTGACCTTTTATTTGGATTCAttgcttttttttgtttcttttaattgGAAAGATTTTAGAACCCAACATTGGTGGGTTTTTAAGGtcattgtagaaaaaaaaaaatctccgtTTGTTCCGAGTTTAGAGCTACAAGAAACATGTATTTGCCTGTCCTTTTCATGTTGAgatactaaaaataaaagatttgttATGTCTGTCTTCTGACTATGCATCCAtttgtgaatatgtgatgagaAGATAGTTATATTGATGTAGGTAAGTCAGATGCTGGCCTTGGCATTCATCTCTTGAAATTTTTTCAGCATCCTAAGCTTAGTGAAGGAGGTCTAAGCCTTTGGTTATCTTTATTGAAGACTTAATATTCTCATCTTCATCTCTTTTGTGCATTAGATGCCTATTGTTTAATATTGTCTAGAATTTTTTTGAACATATGTATTTTTCTGGAGTAActcacatgcatggcttaagtTGCTCCTTCCTTGAAATTCCACTGTTAGGACTTGTGAGAAACATCTAAATCCTTattcagcttcttcttcttcttcctttttttttttctctttttcttttgtgtgtgtTGTTTATCCTGGTCTTTTCTGTTTTAGGTCACATATTAAGTACTTCCTATTGGCCACTGTTGCATCAATTAggtcaaattttctttttcctgttgGGCTTGTGCGACCATATTAGTCTTCTCAGTGGGTGTGAGGGATCCGCTCTGATACAGGCTGTGCTTTCTGCTCATTGGTTAAGAGTTGTAGGCAGGTTGCAGTGGGTTTAATATTATTCATCCCATATTATGACATGGGAAACTTGttttacaaataatagaaaatatatttttgctCAATAATTCACCATATTAGCTTTTGCTAATGCTGGGTAAATAGCTACACAAATCGAAGTAAATTTTTTGTTCACAGCAGTTATCTCCCTGAGGTGCCTCATAAATTTTGCCCCTCTCTCACAtgtttttgcttctttctttgaCTGAAACTGAGTTACTCTCTGGCCTTATGCTAGAGATCTTAAATAGAATTCTGGTCTGATCTGATGAATTTGCATGTCAACTTATTGGAATGTATTCTGAGCTGAATCATTCTAAAATACCACTCCTGTGTGAGTTTGGTCTTTCTTGTTTCTGGGGGTTTACCTGCTCTGCAGTTTGTTCACAAACTGACAGTTATTCTGGTGCTCTGAAGCtccagaaagaaaagaagcccaaaaaggaaaggaagaaagagaagagggagaagaaagaaaagaggggagagggggagaagAAAGCCAGGGAGAAAGGATGTGTTGAagagaaacaacagaaacatgaGAAGAGGCACAAGAATGAAAGGAGCAAGGTAGAACTTGAAGGAGATCatccaagaagagaagaagcagaacactttgagaagagtGGCCTTACCGAAGAACATGGGCAGCCTGTCAGTTCCCAGAACTTGTATGACTCTTCTGACAGCACTCAGAACAGCCACAAGAGAAAAAAGCACTGCTCGCCATGTAGGAGCAACCATAACCTTGGTGAGTTTGTCTCTCTTTTATATCCTCTTCACAGTAAACTGCTTTTTGGGCTTGCTAGCTTCTTAGACACTGACATTTCGATTCTAAATGTTAAAAAAAGGGAGCATTCTTCGGATCCGTTTGAAACCCAAAGATCAAGAAACATTCCCCAGCAAAGAGTTGCCCTGTTCAAATTCTGGCAAGGCTGATCACATTTTGCAAGGGAAGTATGAAATTCCTCCAAGACTTTGTCAAGAGCAGCTCTATTCTACGTCTGGGAGGCAGCAGCAATGTTCTACCTCTGGAAGGGCTTTTGTTGCTGAACAAGAGAGTTTGAAACAGAAGGATCGAGAAATACCACCAAGAAAAGAGTTACCCCAATCGAATTTGTTGAATGCTGGACCTGTTTTGCAAGGGAAGTACGGAATTTCTCCAAGACTTGGCGAATTGCAGAGCTGTTCTACCTTGGAAAAGGCTACTGTTTTGCGAGAAGGTTGTGAATATGATCCAAGGCCCATGGGAGAACAGACTTGTTCCACATCTGGAAGAGTGGGTGTACAAGTTTTAGACATTGCTGAAAGTTCTCACAGATCCAGCAGAAAGCTGAAGAAGATAGAGGCACAATATAGAGAATTGATCGAAAATTGGGTTCCTCCTATTATTCAGAGTTCTCTTCCTGATTTTGATGATCAGGAATGGCTCCTTGCGACACAATCTAAAACAGAGCGAGAGGCGAAAAGATTTAAACCAAGTAATGATGGAGTTCGTCAAGGAAGCTCTAGTCTGTGGCCACAAGCGTGTTATTTACCCGAGGCTGCTATATATGCGTTGCCTTACACGGTACCTTTTTGAAGCTGGTTTGTTCCTGCGGGCAAATTATGGGGCGTGGCTTTATTTTCCCCCCAGCTTGTGCCCAAACGTGGTGTGGAACTCTATTTTTTCATCAATACAATTTTATCCATGAGATATCAAAAAacgagggaggggagggggaagggggagggggggtggggggaatacAAATCAATTGGTTTTTCGATTTTCAATCTTAGTCGATTGAGACACCAATTCCTGAGCTCTGTTTTTTTTCATGTCTGTCAATTGGACAAAATCGAAGACGTTGAATGGAAAGAGTATGTATTGGTGAGGTTTCACAATTCAATTGTAAATAAACCCTATTTTTAgtgattaaaaacaaaaaaaaaaaagtaagaaattCAAGTAGTATTATCAGAAATTAAAGGCTGAATGGGATCGACATTAAAGGTACCTTTTTGTTTTTCCCgaaatttctgtttcttaaTCTTAATTCTAGCTTTCCTCGctaggaaggaaaaaaatcgtttgcaattccgatctcgtacaatttcgtgaaataccaccttcagaggGTGATATGTGTATTGATgacaatgcaatggtccagatcttgGTATCAATATACGtatcaccgcctgaaggtggtattgcacaaaattgtacgagatcagaattacaGACAATTTCAACCCCGCTAAGAAATGGTCATTTTATATTGCACTTTTTGGGAAATGTGAATTACTTTTTTTGAAGTCAGCAAAAGAAAGTGACTCGTCTTGGTCACCAAATTTTTTAGAGGACGAGTCGTGTGGGAAAACTTGGATTTCCAATTGTAGGAGGCTCCAGCCATTTAGGAATTAGGAGTCGGGATGATTATCATCCGCGGAGAGATTGTTTCCGGCCATAGAGTTTTTCCAAGTTTTATATCTTCTTTAAGCCCAAAATTTCAATCCAAGGAGGTTGAAGTATATGTTGACAAAGATGTCGATTATAACCAAGTTGCCAAGTGGTGATGTGGCCTTGTGTTGTTTCATTACCATCAATGGAGGAATGAGAAATTCTTTCAGCGATGGCCATGAATAGGATGGcaaatagtgtttttttttttttttttgtttcaattaaCTACACTtacaaaggggagggggggagaccGGAGAGGAGGAGGCGCCTCACGGCATAAAGTGAAGATAAAAGAGGCTAACCCATGACCTTCTCTAACAGCAATGCACCAACCAACTGACCAAACAAAACAATTATATTCAAATGCTCTACGGTTTACTATATTCATCAAAACAAAGATTGAAAATTACACAAACGCACAGGCAAAATATGAAAGGGGTAAAAGGATTTATGAGTGTAGTTTTGTTTTGCAACCGTTTAATAAAATGGTTTGATTTCAACTTCTATCTCCTATGCTCTAAATATAATCGAATCGAACCCTTCAAATCGAAAGTTCACTGGTTAACACCCTTCAATGCGATGGCTATTAATTAGGGGTATCGATCAGTCAAACTAGGCCAGTCTTAGTCGAGCTTGGCCACGTTTAAGTAAATGAGCTtagctttggggggcatggtacgatTTATAATTGAATCTGTCGGTGTCGGATTTTAATTGGGTTACCTTAAATGAGATTTAACCATGTTACATATTTTAAGTTTTAAGTCTAAACGAGCTCTAAATGTGTGTAccttaaaattcttttcttaagtgggttgaaggcccAATAATATATGATACAAATCTTTACTAAATAAGATAAAGGATATGAGATTAtatttgttctaaaaaaaaaaaaacaaaagagattataaccattacaatttacaaacaaagcttaattaaattaaatcctaTAACAAAACtaagggtaagaaagcttaattagtttcttactagtagtggcaaaatataACTTTTATGTATTATTAAAAGGATCAAACTGGGTTGAGCTAGAACGACTTGGTTCAATCAAGATGTATAAAAGTATTGATTCGATCGAATACCCAATGGGTTAATTAACTGCACTATGAATGTATGTTTAAAttcaacacatttattaattgaATCGATTCAGATCAAGCCATAAATATGTCAGGCCCGATCTGCGCTACCGGTGTAGGCTCACAATTGACCCTACTGTTAATAACAAAGTCATTGGCCAAGGAGGTCCTAATCATGCGCTCGCGGCTCGCATATGCTCCGAGCATGTCGTATGTATACTCCCACGTGGGGAGAATATCAGAACTCGTGTGACTTCACTGAGGGAGTGCATGATGTCAGATTAGAATCTACTTCGCCATAGCACACTTGATTTCGATCGATCGGTTTGAAATCTTTGCAACTAGCTTCGTCTTTTCCTTAGATCGCTGTTAGAGGTGCATACCGAGAGAAGCATTGACAGGCAGTTGAAGGCTTGAAAGAGTTTTCAGAGGAGACCATCgttaggaaaagaaagaaggaagcagagaaagagagagaagaaagaatgatCGCAGACGGAGTGGAAGACGAAGAGAAATGGCTGGCAGAAGGGATCGCCGGCTTCCAACAAAACGCTTTCTATATGCATCGAGCTTTGGTAAACGAAGCTTTAATGCTATACACCTCTAACGAACCCTAATTGCACTAGAAATCCATGACTTTTCGCCAATTTTCTTTGGTATCTTCGCAGGATTCGAACAATCTCAGAGACGCTCTCAAGTATTGCGCTCAGATGCTATCCGAGCTTCGGACTTCCCGGCTTTCCCCTCACAAATACTACGACCTCTGTAAACTCTCTTTTTTCCTGAGATCGAAATTCTGTCTGGTTGATC is a genomic window of Macadamia integrifolia cultivar HAES 741 chromosome 13, SCU_Mint_v3, whole genome shotgun sequence containing:
- the LOC122060003 gene encoding uncharacterized protein DDB_G0284459-like isoform X2; translation: MSRCFPYPPPGYEGKSDALDEALINSIKKEKKPKKERKKEKREKKEKRGEGEKKAREKGCVEEKQQKHEKRHKNERSKVELEGDHPRREEAEHFEKSGLTEEHGQPVSSQNLYDSSDSTQNSHKRKKHCSPCRSNHNLGSILRIRLKPKDQETFPSKELPCSNSGKADHILQGKYEIPPRLCQEQLYSTSGRQQQCSTSGRAFVAEQESLKQKDREIPPRKELPQSNLLNAGPVLQGKYGISPRLGELQSCSTLEKATVLREGCEYDPRPMGEQTCSTSGRVGVQVLDIAESSHRSSRKLKKIEAQYRELIENWVPPIIQSSLPDFDDQEWLLATQSKTEREAKRFKPSNDGVRQGSSSLWPQACYLPEAAIYALPYTVPF
- the LOC122060003 gene encoding glutamic acid-rich protein-like isoform X1 is translated as MSRCFPYPPPGYEGKSDALDEALINSIKLQKEKKPKKERKKEKREKKEKRGEGEKKAREKGCVEEKQQKHEKRHKNERSKVELEGDHPRREEAEHFEKSGLTEEHGQPVSSQNLYDSSDSTQNSHKRKKHCSPCRSNHNLGSILRIRLKPKDQETFPSKELPCSNSGKADHILQGKYEIPPRLCQEQLYSTSGRQQQCSTSGRAFVAEQESLKQKDREIPPRKELPQSNLLNAGPVLQGKYGISPRLGELQSCSTLEKATVLREGCEYDPRPMGEQTCSTSGRVGVQVLDIAESSHRSSRKLKKIEAQYRELIENWVPPIIQSSLPDFDDQEWLLATQSKTEREAKRFKPSNDGVRQGSSSLWPQACYLPEAAIYALPYTVPF